One stretch of Macrobrachium nipponense isolate FS-2020 chromosome 16, ASM1510439v2, whole genome shotgun sequence DNA includes these proteins:
- the LOC135195666 gene encoding uncharacterized protein LOC135195666 isoform X1, which translates to MAQCEAMKFLLASLALLPVIASHMFLQLPPFSASSSSTGRHMPLGLRQYSHQGSGSSMKGLRQQQLQQQQPEEEPVLIGDSQYSQSEEQSSTQQRLRQKGHHQLQGPQDSRSSDGQDLGGDWNAVYQSSLEPRVEAMPESKRSADYELAVRIPEGFDEAMGRQGGGSSSSPLLSYLLPSLQNTLSSRPLSSYPSRFFNGLSHQRRSSAPMASSQHRYGGSLPEGAKKTPAKRYLGIELPDYIASNYGADKTSNTKLHNLKQRMRSVGK; encoded by the exons CCATGAAATTTTTACTCGCAAGTTTGGCTTTACTTCCTGTCATCGCGAGCCACATGTTTCTTCAGCTGCCACCATTCTCAGCTAGCTCCTCTTCCACTGGGCGCCACATGCCACTAGGCCTACGCCAGTACAGCCATCAGGGTTCGGGAAGTTCTATGAAAGGCCTACGGCAGCAGCAgcttcagcagcagcagccggAAGAAGAACCTGTCCTCATCGGAGACTCTCAGTACAGCCAAAGTGAAGAGCAGAGCTCAACTCAACAGCGCCTTCGTCAGAAGGGTCACCATCAGCTCCAGGGCCCACAAGATTCGCGTTCCTCAGACGGTCAAGACTTGGGAGGAGATTGGAATGCTGTCTACCAGAGTTCTTTAGAACCACGAGTTGAG GCAATGCCGGAGAGCAAAAGATCCGCTGACTACGAACTGGCAGTCAGAATACCCGAAGGATTCGACGAAGCCATGGGGAGACAGGGAGGGGGATCTTCCTCCTCCCCACTCTTGAGTTATCTGCTCCCGTCCCTCCAGAACACCCTGTCCTCCAGGCCTCTGTCCAGTTACCCTTCTCGGTTCTTCAACGGCCTCAGCCATCAGCGCCGTTCCAGCGCACCAATGGCTTCCAGTCAGCACCGCTACGGAGGATCCCTTCCCGAGGGCGCTAAGAAAACTCCCGCCAAGAGATATC TTGGCATCGAGTTACCGGACTACATAGCATCCAACTACGGCGCCGATAAAACAAGCAACACGAAGCTACACAACCTCAAGCAGCGCATGCGCAGTGTGGGCAAGTAG
- the LOC135195666 gene encoding uncharacterized protein LOC135195666 isoform X2 translates to MKFLLASLALLPVIASHMFLQLPPFSASSSSTGRHMPLGLRQYSHQGSGSSMKGLRQQQLQQQQPEEEPVLIGDSQYSQSEEQSSTQQRLRQKGHHQLQGPQDSRSSDGQDLGGDWNAVYQSSLEPRVEAMPESKRSADYELAVRIPEGFDEAMGRQGGGSSSSPLLSYLLPSLQNTLSSRPLSSYPSRFFNGLSHQRRSSAPMASSQHRYGGSLPEGAKKTPAKRYLGIELPDYIASNYGADKTSNTKLHNLKQRMRSVGK, encoded by the exons ATGAAATTTTTACTCGCAAGTTTGGCTTTACTTCCTGTCATCGCGAGCCACATGTTTCTTCAGCTGCCACCATTCTCAGCTAGCTCCTCTTCCACTGGGCGCCACATGCCACTAGGCCTACGCCAGTACAGCCATCAGGGTTCGGGAAGTTCTATGAAAGGCCTACGGCAGCAGCAgcttcagcagcagcagccggAAGAAGAACCTGTCCTCATCGGAGACTCTCAGTACAGCCAAAGTGAAGAGCAGAGCTCAACTCAACAGCGCCTTCGTCAGAAGGGTCACCATCAGCTCCAGGGCCCACAAGATTCGCGTTCCTCAGACGGTCAAGACTTGGGAGGAGATTGGAATGCTGTCTACCAGAGTTCTTTAGAACCACGAGTTGAG GCAATGCCGGAGAGCAAAAGATCCGCTGACTACGAACTGGCAGTCAGAATACCCGAAGGATTCGACGAAGCCATGGGGAGACAGGGAGGGGGATCTTCCTCCTCCCCACTCTTGAGTTATCTGCTCCCGTCCCTCCAGAACACCCTGTCCTCCAGGCCTCTGTCCAGTTACCCTTCTCGGTTCTTCAACGGCCTCAGCCATCAGCGCCGTTCCAGCGCACCAATGGCTTCCAGTCAGCACCGCTACGGAGGATCCCTTCCCGAGGGCGCTAAGAAAACTCCCGCCAAGAGATATC TTGGCATCGAGTTACCGGACTACATAGCATCCAACTACGGCGCCGATAAAACAAGCAACACGAAGCTACACAACCTCAAGCAGCGCATGCGCAGTGTGGGCAAGTAG